Within the Cetobacterium ceti genome, the region AAGATGGAAAAGAAATAGGTCATTTCCCTGGATTAGATGAAGTTTTAATTGAATATATAAAGGAAAATGGCATTTCTTCCAATAGAAAAGTGGTAGAAAAAAGAATTATACCAGTTAAATAGGTAGGGAGAAAAAATGGATAAAAATAAATTAAGAGCATATTTACTAGTTGGATTTATAATATTTGGTTTCGGAGGAATCGTTTATGAAAATACAAAACCACCAGTTCCTACATATGAAGGAGTTGGAGATGGATATAACGGAGATATACTTGTAAAAATCCAAGCTAAGAAAAACAAAAATAATGAATTAAGAATTTTAAATGTAGATGTAAAACATGAGGATACTGAGGCTATAGCTGGTCCTGCAATAGGCGAATTAAAAAATCAAACTCTATTAAAACAGGGAAAAGATATTGAAGGAGTAGCAGGAGCCACTTATACATCTGAAGGATATAAAGACGCATTAAATGATGCAATTTCAAAGGTAAAATAAGAAAAGGAAGAGAATATTCTCTTCCTTTTCTTATTAATTATATGCTGGATAAATTTGAATTTCCACTCTTCTATTTTGAGCTCTACCAGCCACAGTATTATTAGAAGCAACTGGATTTGAAGGACCATATCCTTGAGCACTTATTCTAGTTGGATTAATTCCTCTAGATACTAGGTAGTTAGCAACACTTTGAGCTCTACTTCTTGAAAGCTCTTGGTTATATGATAAAGACCCTGTATTATCTGTAAATCCAGCTACTAAAACTCTAGTTTCAGGATATTGATTTAAAACATAGGCAATAGAGTTTAATGGATTTTGGAACGAGTTATTTATATTTGCACTGTTAGTTGCAAAGGTAACTCCTCCAGGTAAGTTTAGATTTATATATGTTCCTTGGTTTTGAACTTGAACTTCTGAATTTCTAAGACGAGCTCTTAATTCAGCTTCTTGTCTATCTCTATAGGCTCCCCAACCTAATCCTGCAAGTGCACCAATACCAGCTCCGATTAAAGTTCCCTTTGTATCTTGACCAATAACCTGTCCTAAAAGGGCACCTATAGCTGCTCCACCAGTTCCACCAGTTGCAGTATTTCTATATTGTCCCCCTTCAACAGCAGTACAAGCAGAGAATAAACTCATAATAAGTAATCCTCCAGCAATTTTTTGTTTGTTGTTCATTACATACTCCTCCTACAAAATGTTCATAAGATATTTTATCATAAAATATAATTATTAAAGTCAGAAAAAAATTAAAAAAATTTTAAAATATTTTAAAAAAATAGTTGACATAAATTTAGGTCAGTGCTATAATCATTAATGTCCTGAGGGACGTAATTAAAAAATAAATAAGTCGGAATATAGCGCAGTCCGGTAGCGCACCTGCCTTGGGAGCAGGGGGCCGCAAGTTCGAATCTTGCTATTCCGACCATCTAATGCGGGAATAGCTCAGTTGGTAGAGCGTCAGCCTTCCAAGCTGAATGTCGCGAGTTCGAACCTCGTTTCCCGCTCCAAAAATGTGTCTGTAGCTCAGCTGGATAGAGCAACGCCCTTCTAAGGCGTGGGTCAGGGGTTCGAATCCCTTCAGACACGCCATTTTTATTTTTTAAACATATGGTGATTGTAGTTCAGTTGGTAGAGCGCCAGTTTGTGGCACTGGTTGTCGCGGGTTCGAATCCCGTCATTCACCCCATATTTTATGTGCGTCATTAGCTCAGATGGTAGAGCACACGACTTTTAATCGTGTTGTCACTGGTTCGAGCCCAGTATGACGCACCATTTATTTTGCGAGGGTGGCGGAATTGGCAGACGCACCAGACTTAGGATCTGGCGTCTTTGACGTGAGGGTTCAAGTCCCTCCCTTCGCACCACTAAAAAACATCAAAGGGTTCTCAGAGAGCCCTTTTTTTTTATAAAAAATTTTGAAAGGTGAAAAAATGAAAAATATAAGAATTTCATATCAATATGATGGTAGTGAATTCTATGGATTTCAAAGACAACCTGGCTTAAGAACCGTTCAAGGGGAACTGGAAAAGGCTTTAAAAATAATAACTAAGGAAGAAGTAAATTTAGTTTCAGCAGGGAGAACAGATAGAGGTGTTCATGCCAAGGAACAGGTATCTAATTTTTTTACAAAAACTCTAGTTCCTGTGGAAAAAATGACTAGGATATTAAATGCTATTTTACCTAAAGATATAGTTGTTATAGAAGTAAAAGAAGTGCCAGAAGAATTTAATGCTAGGTTTTCAGCAATTTATAGAGCCTACGAATATTATATAACAAATGAAAATACACCTTTTAGAAATAGGTTTGCTACCTATTATCCAGAGGAATTAGATGTAGATAAAATAAATAAAATTTTAAAACCCTTAATTGGAGTTCATGATTTCAACAATTTTAGGTTAAGTGATTGTGGAAGTAATACAACTATAAGAGAGATATATATCGCATCTTGTGAAAAAAAAGATGAGAAAACCATAGGTATCTTCATAAGGGGAAATGCCTTTTTAAAATCTCAAATTAGAATAATAATAGGATTGGTTTTAGAAATTTATTCTGGAAGGTTGCCAGAAAACTATCTAGAAAAAATGTTAAATAATCCTGAAAAAGAATTTCGTAAACCTGTAGCAGAACCAAATGGGCTACACTTAGCTGAAATTGTATATTAGAAGGAGAATACTATGAGAATAATAGAAGTTTTACCTGAAGATAATAAATATATAGATAGTATAATGAGAAATGAAAAGGAACATTTTCAAGATAATGGTGCTGCTGACCTATGGTTAATAAAAGGGTTTGTGAGATACGGAAAACTATTAATACTTATAAATGAAAAGGATGAACTTTTAAGTGTTGCTCAGTATATGCAAGTTTTTGGGAAAAAAGAAGTTTTTCTTTATGGATTTTCCACTGTGAAAAAATTTCAAAGACAAGGGTATGGATATGAATTATTAAAAAGAAGTGAAGTATTTTTAAAAGGATTGGGTATAGAAAAAATTAAGCTTACTGTTGATCCAAATAATATTCCAGGAATAAATTTATATAAAAAGCTGAATTATTCAATAATTGAGCTTCAGAAAGATGAATATGGAAAAAATATAGATAGGTATTTAATGGAAAAGCTTATAAAATCTTGACTTTATAAGTAATTTAATATAAGATTAAAAATAAAATGATTACAAATATTTAGGAGGAAAAATATGAATTTAAATATAGAAAATATAAGCTCTTATTTGAAAGAGCATGGAATAAAACCTTCTTACCAAAGAATGAAAATTTTTGAATATCTTTTAGAGCATAGAAATCACCCTACTGTAGATACTATTTATAAAGCTTTAGCACCAGAGATACCAACTCTTTCTAAAACTACAGTTTATAATACATTAAACTTATTTATGGAAAAGGAAATTGCTAAGGTTATAGTAATTGAAGAAAATGAAACTAGATATGATGTAGATACAAGTGTTCATGGACATTTTAAGTGTGAAGAGTGTGGGAAAATAGAGGATTTAGATGTAGATTTATCTAAATTAAATATACCTCAATTATCTGAACATAAGATAAATGAATATCATATTTATTTTAAAGGAATTTGTAAAAATTGTTTGAATAAGTAAATTGTACTCTAAAAAATAAGGGGGTCAATCAAAAATGAAACAATTTGATATTTTTAAATGTAACAAATGTGGTAGTTTATTTGAAACTGTACTAATGGGAAAAGAGTGCTGTGGTCCCATTGAAGGATTAGAAGTAGTAGAAGCTAAAACAACAGATGCTTCAACAGAAAAACATGTACCTTATGTGGAAGAAGTTGAAGATGGATATGTTGTTAAAGTTGGAAAGGATGTAGCTCATCCAATGTTACCTGAACACTATATTGAAATGATAGAAATTTTTGTAGATGATTTTCAATATAGAAAATATTTAAAACCAGGGGAAGCACCAGAAGCTTACTTTAAAGTTCCTAAGGGAGAAGTAAAGTGTGCTAGAGAATATTGTAATATTCATGGATTATGGAAAGATAAATAGGAGGGTAAGATATGGAAAAGTGGAGATGTGTTATTTGTGACTATGTTTATGATCCTGAAGTAGGAGATGTGGATTCTGGAATTGCTCCAGGAACTAAGTTTGAAGATATTCCAGATGACTGGGTATGTCCTATATGTTCAGTTGGAAAAGATCAATTTGAAAAAATGGATTAATAATAAAATATAAAATAAAAAAACTAGGTTTTAGGACCTAGTTTTTTATTATATAAGCATAAACATATTTTGTCATTTTAACTAAAATTGTTGTTATTACAAGGGCTGCAACTGTTGCAAGTCCAGTTCCTAAATATTTCCAAAGAAGAGCATCTTCTGGAGAGATAGGAGCAACAAAGTTAGAATATTTTAAGATAGCAGTAGCCCCAATTGCTAATGGGAATGTAAATGAAGCATAACTTGGATTAAAAGGAATTCTACATATTCTTATAAAAGAGATATAAACCCAAGAAGTCATAAATAGTGATAAAGCTAATAAAATATTTATAATCCATGTTGAAGGATTAGGAAATATAGTTAAGTATCCAGCTAGACAAAGACTAGGTGGAGCAGCCATTATAGCAAAGGTAGGTAATCTATTATCATCAATTTGATCTACAAACATAACTCTATACATCATAATAGGTAGTAAAACACCATAGGAAATAAATCCAAAGTAAAATAACCATTGACCTAAAATAGCATGTCCCATTGCCTTTCCTGAAACACAGGCAACTACAATTCCAATAGGTGGAACAAACCAACTAGGAATCATATGGTGAATTTTAAAATTTTTAAATCTATAGTAGAAAAATAAAGCACAGAAAATAACATGTAATACTATTGCAAATAACCAAATGGATTCACCTAATCCATGGAAATATTTAACTACAAAACCAGCTATTACCATTAAAGCCATATCTAAAGTGGGAATAAAACTTCCTAAAGTTGGATGTTTTAACTCTTCTAAAAATTGCTTAAAGTGAAAAAAGTTTTTAATAATAATAATAGAAATTAGTATTGTGGCGATTGTGACACCGATATATAGTGGGATATTTCCTAGAAACATTCCCAAAGCACCGCTGACACCCCCAATTCCAAGTGCTAATCCTGTAAGCGCAACGGGCATATCTTTAAATTTTCCAATTACCCTATTCATATTCATCCTCCTGAAATTAAACATTCTATATTATAAGTTCTTATTGCAAACAAAGTTGAACTACTGTTCAAAAAATAATATACCACTTTTCAGATGAAATGTCAAAAAATAAAAAAAATTTATTGACAGAAACCTTTGACATAGTGTAATATAAGTAATCATGCGCCTGGATAGCTCAGTTGGCTAGAGCATACGGTTCATACCCGTACGGTCGATGGTTCGAATCCGTCTTCAGGCACCATATTCCAAATAATTTTTTAAACCCCACTTTTTAGATTCATATGTTTTAGTCTAACCCTAAATATTTTTAAGAAAATAAGCGAGTTTACCCAGCTCGCTTATTTTCTTTTTTTGTATACATAATTCTTACAGATTTCAATATTATTTGATATAATTATTAAGGATATAAGGAGGATGCTATGATTTATGTACTATTATTAATAATATGTTTAGTAATATTTTACAATAAAAAGGGATTACCAATTTTTTTATATCACCAGGTGAACCATTTGTCCAATGTAAATGGGGACTTATTTGAGGAACATTTGAAAATATTAAAAAATAAGAAAATGAAGACAATAACATTAAGTGAGTATGGAGAGGGAAAAACTCCTAAAAATTCCATTTTATTAACCTTAGATGATGGATATTATGATAATTATAAAAATGTATTTCCCCTATTAAAGAAATATAATATGAAGGCCACTATATTTTTAAATACTTTATATATAGGAAATGAAAGAGAAAATACAGAGATAGAAATAAGTGGAATGGGTAATTATAAGGCTATGAAAAATTATGTGGAATGTGGTAATGGAATAACAGATCAGTACATGACTTGGAATGAGATTAAAGAGATGAGTGAAAGTGGATTAGTGGACTTTCAATGTCATTCTCATAAACATGTGGCAATATTTAAAGATATAAAATTAGAAGGATTTTTTAAAGGAGATGAAAAGGATTCTACAGATATGTATCTTTATGGAGAAGTAAAAGAAGGGTATCCAAAATTTCCTAAAAGAGGAGAATATTCAGGCCCTGGAATTATAATAAAAAGAGAATTTTTTGATATTTTTAGAGAATATTATATAAAAACTTTAAAAGAGTTAGATGAAAAAGAGGCTATAAACTTAGGGAATAAATTTATAGAAGAAAATAAAGATGAGTATTTTATATTTGAAACAGAAAGTGATTTTGAAAATAGAATTAAAAAGGAACTTCTATTAAATAAAAATTTAATAGAGAAAAATTTAAATAAAAAAGTTCAATATTTTTGTTGGCCATGGGGACATAGATCGAAAAAGGCAATTGAAATAATGGAAAAAATGGGCATAAAAGGATTTATAACTACGAAAAAAGGGACAAATTCTTATAACCCCAATTGGAAAATGATTAGGAGAATTGAACTTAGAAAATACACTGTGGAAAAATTTAAAATAAATTTATTTTTAGGAAGAAACTTAATCTTAGGAAAAATATATGGATGGGTATCTTAAAACCATATGGAAAGGGTAGGAATATGAAGTTATCTGTGGCAATGATAACCTTTAATGAAGAAAAAAACTTAGAAAGAACTTTAAATTCTGTTAAAAAAATAGCTGATGAAATAGTTATTGTAGACAGTGGTTCAACAGATAAAACAGAGGAAATTGCAAGAAAATATAATTGTAAATTTATAAAAAATAAATGGTTAGGGTATGGGCCCCAAAGAAATTTAGCCATTGAAAATAGTACTAATCCATGGATTTTAAATATTGATGCAGATGAGGAGTTATCCCTTGGATTGCAAAAAAGAATAGAGGAAATTAAGGAAAGTGAAAATGAAAAAGAAGTTTTTAAAATTAATTTTACCTCTGTTTGTTTCAATAAAAAATTAAAACATGGAGGATGGAGCGGAACTTATAGAATAAGACTTTTTAAAAAAGATGCTGGAAGATTTAATGATAATATGGTTCATGAAGAGTTTATTACTAAAAAAGAGGTCTATCCTATAAAAGAGGATATTTATCACCATAGCTATTTAACATTAGAAGACTATTTACAAAAATTTAATAGGTATACCACAGAGGGTGCTATTGATTATTATAAAAAAGGAAAGAAATCCTCTATTTTTCAAATAGTTTTTAATCCTATATTTAAATTTTTAAGGATGTATATTTTTAGACTTGGATTTTTAGATGGAATAGAGGGGCTTATGATAGCTGTGGATAGTGCCTTATATTCAATGACTAAGTATTTTAAGTTAAGAGAAATTTACAGGAATGGAGCTTATTATAATGAAAATAATAATATCAAGAACAGATAAAATTGGAGATTTAATACTTTCTATTCCAAGTTTTTATATGGTGAGGAAAATGTTTCCAAAGTCTGAAATTACTGTTCTTGTGAGGAAATATAACTATGAAATTGTAAAAAATTTACCCTATATAGATAGGGTAGTTAAAATTGATGACTATAGACAAAAAGAACTTTTAGAAAAAATAAAGTATTTTAATGCAGATATATTCATAGGATTATATGTGGATAAATTTGTAGCTAAATTAGCAAAGGCAAGTGGAGCCATAGTGAGAATAGGTCCTCTTTCTAAGTTGTATTCATTCTTTGCTTTTAATAGAGGAGTTTTTCAAAGAAGATCTAAATCTATAAAGCATGAAGCTGAATATAATTTAGATTTAATAAAAAAAATTGATCCAGAAAAGTTTAATGAAAATTTTGAGATAAATACAGAAATTATTTTAGAGCCAAAACATAGACTTGCAGCAGATACTTTCTTTAAGGAAAATAATATTAAAGAAAATACATTAGTTATAAATCCTTTTATGGGCGGATCAGCAAAGAACATCACAGATGAGGAATATGGATCTTTAATAAGAAAATTTAAAGATGAACATGAAGACTTTGATGTTATAATAACAGCTCATATAAGTGATGAAAAAAGAGGGATAGATCTATTAAAAACAATTGGAAGACCTGGAGTTTATTTATATGCCAATGGAGGAGAACTTTTAAATATAGGGGCAATAATAGAAAAGGGAACTTTATATTTTGGTGGTTCTACAGGACCTACTCATATAGCAGGGTCTTTACAAAAACCAATAGTTGCCATCTATCCTAATAAACCTACTCAAAGCCCTAAAAGATGGGGAATATTTGGAAATGAAAATGTAGATTACATTATACCAGATATAAATAATAAAAAGGAAAACTACTCTAGGGAAAATTTTGATACCTATGGAGAAAAAGAGGAAAGAGAAATTTTAGATAAATTATCTGAAAAAATTTCTCAATTAGAGGTGAAGTAAAATGAGAATACTTATAATTCATACGGCTTTTATAGGAGATATAGTTTTATCTACTCCTATGATAAAAGCTCTAAAGGAAAAATATCCTCAAAGTGAAATAACCTATGTAACAACTCCAGCAGGAGCTAGTATATTAAGAAATAATCCCTATTTATCTGAGATAATTGCTTATGATAAAAGGGGAGCTCACAGGGGAATAAAAGGTGTCTATGAACTAGGGAAAAGACTACGTTATAAAAATTTCAATATGGTAATTACTCCCCATAGATATTTAAGAAGTGCAGTGCTGTCATGGCTTACAAGGGCACCTATTAGAAAGGGTTATGATAAAAGTGCTGGTTCATTTTTATATACTGAAAAAGTTCCATATGTGGAACATAAACATGAAGTTGAAAAATTATTGGGATTTGTTGATGAAAATATAAGTAAAAGATATGAAATAGAACTTTATCCTTCTAAGGAAAATGAGGATAAGGTTAAGACTCTTTTAAATGGAAGAGAAAAAAATAAAAAGATAGTTATGGTAGCTCCTGGAAGTAAATGGTTTACTAAAAAATGGCCTCTGGAATATTTCAATGTAGTTTTAGAAAACTTAAATAGGAAAGAGGATATTTTAACTGTAGTTGTAGGCGGAAAAGAAGAGCTTACTTTAAATATAGTAAAGGGAGATAATATTTTAGATTTAAGAGGAAAAACAACTCTTTTGGATATGGCCCAGTTGGCAAGTAAAAGTGAGTTAATATTGACTAATGATTCTTCACCAATACATATTGGTTCAGCCTTTAAAGATACTCATATAGTGGCTATATTTGGCCCTACGGTTAGGGAATTTGGATTTTTTCCTTGGTCAAAAAATAGTGAAGTATTGGAAGTTAAAAATTTAAAGTGTAGACCTTGTAGTATACATGGTGGAGATAAATGTCCTAAAGGACATTTTAGATGTATGTTAGATATTACCCCTGATAAAGTCCTAGAAAGAGTGGAAGATTACTTAAAAAGGGAAAAATAATTTATGGAAAAATATTATTATAGAAATTTAGAAGGCAGAATACTAGAAGAAGCTATAAAAAATAAAGAGTATAAAATTCTAAATGTTTTAAAAGAGGATAGACGAAGTAAAGTTTATTTAATAGAAGTAAGTGGGAAAAAATATGTGTATAAAATTCCAGTGGAAAAAAATACTAGAAAATGGCAAAGAGTACTTTCTATATTTAGAGGTGGAGAGAGTAAAAGAGAATTTAAAAGTTTAGATAGGGTTTTAAAAAATGGATTCAATGGTCCAGAACCTCTTTTATACTGGGAAAAAAGAAAATGGTTAATGGTAACTGACTCCTACATTATTTCTAGATTTATAAAGGGATGTCCTGGAGAAAAAAAAGATGTAAAAATAATTGGAAAAGTATTAGAAGATATACATGGAAAAGGTTTTTTACATGGAGATTCACAACTTCCTAATTTTATGATAGATGGGAAAAAAATATACTTAATAGATGCAAAATTAATGAGAAATGTATATGGAGGCTTTGGAAGAGCTTATGAATTCATATATCTAGAAGAAAGTTATCATGATATTTTAGATATATATGATAAAGAAAGTTTTTATTATAAAATTGCTAAAATGTTAAATACTTATTTACATAAATATGGAGATTTTCGAAAAAAAATAAAAAGTATATTTAGAGGAAAGGATAAGTAAAGTTGAAGGTACTAATAATTAGGCTTAGTTCAATAGGGGATATTATTTTAACAACTCCAGTTTTAAAAGAGTTTAAAAGAAAATATCCAGATGCAACTGTAGATTTTCTAGTTTTAGATAAGTTTAAAGATGCCATTGAAGGATGTCCATATATAGACAATTTAATATTGTTTAATAAGGAGAAAAATGATGGCTTGGGAAATCTTTTAAATTTAGGAAAAAAATTAAGAGAAAATAATTATGATTATGTATTTGACCTTCATGGAAAAGTTAGATCAATTTTAATAAGTAAAGCTATAGGGGTAAAAACTTATAGGTATAAAAAAAGAAGTTTGAAAAAAACATTACTTGTTAAACTTAGAATGACTACCTATGAAGTTGATGATACTATTATTAAAAATTATTTTAAAACCTTTAAAGATTTTGGGTTGGAATATAAAGGGGAAGATTTAACTTTTTCCTTTACAGAAAAAGATCTTTTAAAGGTGAGAGAGTATAAGGGATATCCAGTATTAGCTCCAGGAGCTTCTAAGGAAACGAAAAAATGGACTCCAGAAGGATTTGGGAATTTAGCTGCATTGATATATAAAAAGTATAAGAAAGTTCCCCTATTAATTGGAGGGAAAAATGACTTTGAACTATGTGAAGAGATAAGAAAAATAAGCGGTGGTGTATCTCTTAATTTAGCTGGAAAGCTTACTTTAAAAGAAAGTGGAGCACTTTTATCTCAATCGATGTTTTTAGTTACCAATGATTCAGGTCCATTTCATATAGGAAGAGGAGTTAAGTGTAGAACATTTGTTATATTTGGTCCTACAAGTCCTGGGATGTTTGAATATGATGAAGAAAACACCTTAATCTATGGGAAAGAACCTTGTTCTCCATGTAGTTTACATGGAGATAAAGAGTGTCCTAAGGGGCATTTTAACTGCATGAGACATATAACTGGAGAAATGGTTATGAATATCATAGAAGCAGGGAGAAAATAATGGTGAAAATTGAAAAAGTAATTGGAAATAAAGTTTATTTTCAAAATGGACTAACCATAGGGTTAAGTAGAACCATTATAAGTGAATATAATTTAAAAAGGAGAGAGATGCTATCTGAGGAAGAG harbors:
- a CDS encoding desulfoferrodoxin family protein; this encodes MKQFDIFKCNKCGSLFETVLMGKECCGPIEGLEVVEAKTTDASTEKHVPYVEEVEDGYVVKVGKDVAHPMLPEHYIEMIEIFVDDFQYRKYLKPGEAPEAYFKVPKGEVKCAREYCNIHGLWKDK
- a CDS encoding TDT family transporter, yielding MNRVIGKFKDMPVALTGLALGIGGVSGALGMFLGNIPLYIGVTIATILISIIIIKNFFHFKQFLEELKHPTLGSFIPTLDMALMVIAGFVVKYFHGLGESIWLFAIVLHVIFCALFFYYRFKNFKIHHMIPSWFVPPIGIVVACVSGKAMGHAILGQWLFYFGFISYGVLLPIMMYRVMFVDQIDDNRLPTFAIMAAPPSLCLAGYLTIFPNPSTWIINILLALSLFMTSWVYISFIRICRIPFNPSYASFTFPLAIGATAILKYSNFVAPISPEDALLWKYLGTGLATVAALVITTILVKMTKYVYAYIIKN
- a CDS encoding lipopolysaccharide core heptose(II) kinase RfaY, which gives rise to MEKYYYRNLEGRILEEAIKNKEYKILNVLKEDRRSKVYLIEVSGKKYVYKIPVEKNTRKWQRVLSIFRGGESKREFKSLDRVLKNGFNGPEPLLYWEKRKWLMVTDSYIISRFIKGCPGEKKDVKIIGKVLEDIHGKGFLHGDSQLPNFMIDGKKIYLIDAKLMRNVYGGFGRAYEFIYLEESYHDILDIYDKESFYYKIAKMLNTYLHKYGDFRKKIKSIFRGKDK
- a CDS encoding FMN-binding protein; this encodes MDKNKLRAYLLVGFIIFGFGGIVYENTKPPVPTYEGVGDGYNGDILVKIQAKKNKNNELRILNVDVKHEDTEAIAGPAIGELKNQTLLKQGKDIEGVAGATYTSEGYKDALNDAISKVK
- a CDS encoding glycosyltransferase family 9 protein — translated: MKIIISRTDKIGDLILSIPSFYMVRKMFPKSEITVLVRKYNYEIVKNLPYIDRVVKIDDYRQKELLEKIKYFNADIFIGLYVDKFVAKLAKASGAIVRIGPLSKLYSFFAFNRGVFQRRSKSIKHEAEYNLDLIKKIDPEKFNENFEINTEIILEPKHRLAADTFFKENNIKENTLVINPFMGGSAKNITDEEYGSLIRKFKDEHEDFDVIITAHISDEKRGIDLLKTIGRPGVYLYANGGELLNIGAIIEKGTLYFGGSTGPTHIAGSLQKPIVAIYPNKPTQSPKRWGIFGNENVDYIIPDINNKKENYSRENFDTYGEKEEREILDKLSEKISQLEVK
- a CDS encoding glycosyltransferase family 9 protein, translating into MKVLIIRLSSIGDIILTTPVLKEFKRKYPDATVDFLVLDKFKDAIEGCPYIDNLILFNKEKNDGLGNLLNLGKKLRENNYDYVFDLHGKVRSILISKAIGVKTYRYKKRSLKKTLLVKLRMTTYEVDDTIIKNYFKTFKDFGLEYKGEDLTFSFTEKDLLKVREYKGYPVLAPGASKETKKWTPEGFGNLAALIYKKYKKVPLLIGGKNDFELCEEIRKISGGVSLNLAGKLTLKESGALLSQSMFLVTNDSGPFHIGRGVKCRTFVIFGPTSPGMFEYDEENTLIYGKEPCSPCSLHGDKECPKGHFNCMRHITGEMVMNIIEAGRK
- a CDS encoding polysaccharide deacetylase family protein, whose translation is MIYVLLLIICLVIFYNKKGLPIFLYHQVNHLSNVNGDLFEEHLKILKNKKMKTITLSEYGEGKTPKNSILLTLDDGYYDNYKNVFPLLKKYNMKATIFLNTLYIGNERENTEIEISGMGNYKAMKNYVECGNGITDQYMTWNEIKEMSESGLVDFQCHSHKHVAIFKDIKLEGFFKGDEKDSTDMYLYGEVKEGYPKFPKRGEYSGPGIIIKREFFDIFREYYIKTLKELDEKEAINLGNKFIEENKDEYFIFETESDFENRIKKELLLNKNLIEKNLNKKVQYFCWPWGHRSKKAIEIMEKMGIKGFITTKKGTNSYNPNWKMIRRIELRKYTVEKFKINLFLGRNLILGKIYGWVS
- a CDS encoding glycosyltransferase family 2 protein, which produces MKLSVAMITFNEEKNLERTLNSVKKIADEIVIVDSGSTDKTEEIARKYNCKFIKNKWLGYGPQRNLAIENSTNPWILNIDADEELSLGLQKRIEEIKESENEKEVFKINFTSVCFNKKLKHGGWSGTYRIRLFKKDAGRFNDNMVHEEFITKKEVYPIKEDIYHHSYLTLEDYLQKFNRYTTEGAIDYYKKGKKSSIFQIVFNPIFKFLRMYIFRLGFLDGIEGLMIAVDSALYSMTKYFKLREIYRNGAYYNENNNIKNR
- a CDS encoding GNAT family N-acetyltransferase yields the protein MRIIEVLPEDNKYIDSIMRNEKEHFQDNGAADLWLIKGFVRYGKLLILINEKDELLSVAQYMQVFGKKEVFLYGFSTVKKFQRQGYGYELLKRSEVFLKGLGIEKIKLTVDPNNIPGINLYKKLNYSIIELQKDEYGKNIDRYLMEKLIKS
- a CDS encoding glycosyltransferase family 9 protein; this encodes MRILIIHTAFIGDIVLSTPMIKALKEKYPQSEITYVTTPAGASILRNNPYLSEIIAYDKRGAHRGIKGVYELGKRLRYKNFNMVITPHRYLRSAVLSWLTRAPIRKGYDKSAGSFLYTEKVPYVEHKHEVEKLLGFVDENISKRYEIELYPSKENEDKVKTLLNGREKNKKIVMVAPGSKWFTKKWPLEYFNVVLENLNRKEDILTVVVGGKEELTLNIVKGDNILDLRGKTTLLDMAQLASKSELILTNDSSPIHIGSAFKDTHIVAIFGPTVREFGFFPWSKNSEVLEVKNLKCRPCSIHGGDKCPKGHFRCMLDITPDKVLERVEDYLKREK
- the truA gene encoding tRNA pseudouridine(38-40) synthase TruA — encoded protein: MKNIRISYQYDGSEFYGFQRQPGLRTVQGELEKALKIITKEEVNLVSAGRTDRGVHAKEQVSNFFTKTLVPVEKMTRILNAILPKDIVVIEVKEVPEEFNARFSAIYRAYEYYITNENTPFRNRFATYYPEELDVDKINKILKPLIGVHDFNNFRLSDCGSNTTIREIYIASCEKKDEKTIGIFIRGNAFLKSQIRIIIGLVLEIYSGRLPENYLEKMLNNPEKEFRKPVAEPNGLHLAEIVY
- a CDS encoding OmpA family protein is translated as MNNKQKIAGGLLIMSLFSACTAVEGGQYRNTATGGTGGAAIGALLGQVIGQDTKGTLIGAGIGALAGLGWGAYRDRQEAELRARLRNSEVQVQNQGTYINLNLPGGVTFATNSANINNSFQNPLNSIAYVLNQYPETRVLVAGFTDNTGSLSYNQELSRSRAQSVANYLVSRGINPTRISAQGYGPSNPVASNNTVAGRAQNRRVEIQIYPAYN
- the rd gene encoding rubredoxin, whose translation is MEKWRCVICDYVYDPEVGDVDSGIAPGTKFEDIPDDWVCPICSVGKDQFEKMD
- a CDS encoding Fur family transcriptional regulator → MNLNIENISSYLKEHGIKPSYQRMKIFEYLLEHRNHPTVDTIYKALAPEIPTLSKTTVYNTLNLFMEKEIAKVIVIEENETRYDVDTSVHGHFKCEECGKIEDLDVDLSKLNIPQLSEHKINEYHIYFKGICKNCLNK